One genomic region from Candidatus Mesenet endosymbiont of Agriotes lineatus encodes:
- the xth gene encoding exodeoxyribonuclease III, which yields MLKIATWNVNSIRKRIDQLCSFITEDEIDIIMLQEIKCTNEQFPYEQIEHLGYKCIVHGEKARNGVAILSKYPVVEDSLNTSIVDNEEARYLECLIECNGFNLRVASVYVPNGQSIDSEIFKYKLHFLDLLYQRLHDLFKKEEITLVGGDYNVAPNKIDVHDDYANEDKIGFHIDERGKLFAILHSGYCDAFRITNPESKEFSWWDYREGSWQKNKGMRIDHILLSPEATDRLEKCYINNKLRGKDNASDHAPVVCVF from the coding sequence ATGCTAAAAATTGCCACTTGGAACGTTAACTCTATACGCAAACGGATCGATCAACTCTGTAGCTTTATTACTGAAGATGAAATTGATATTATAATGCTACAAGAGATAAAATGTACAAATGAGCAGTTTCCTTATGAACAAATAGAGCACTTGGGTTATAAGTGTATAGTGCATGGAGAAAAAGCTAGGAATGGTGTTGCGATATTATCAAAATATCCAGTAGTTGAGGATAGTTTAAACACAAGTATTGTTGATAATGAAGAAGCACGTTATTTGGAGTGTTTGATTGAATGTAATGGTTTTAATCTAAGGGTTGCGAGTGTATATGTACCAAATGGCCAAAGCATTGATTCTGAAATATTTAAGTATAAGTTACATTTTCTTGACTTATTATATCAGCGTTTACATGACTTGTTTAAAAAGGAAGAAATAACCTTAGTAGGTGGCGATTATAATGTTGCACCAAATAAGATAGATGTGCATGACGATTATGCCAATGAAGATAAGATAGGTTTTCATATAGATGAGCGAGGAAAGCTTTTTGCTATACTTCATTCAGGCTACTGTGATGCATTTAGAATAACAAATCCAGAAAGTAAAGAGTTTAGCTGGTGGGATTACCGAGAAGGCTCATGGCAGAAGAATAAGGGTATGAGAATAGACCACATTTTATTATCACCAGAAGCCACAGATAGGTTAGAGAAGTGCTATATAAATAACAAACTACGTGGTAAAGATAATGCTTCAGATCATGCTCCTGTTGTGTGTGTGTTTTAG
- the radC gene encoding RadC family protein gives MNNNGNGSKNGKRRRKRLEARILSSRGRSLFDHEILELILYSTYRKTRSRAVAEKLIGLFNNVGRVVNADFHELKSVSGVNSSAIAIIFCIKETLERTLREDLKKLPIINNIEKLIEYLKLTIGQISKENFRVIYLNKRHRLIDEYIQDTGTIDQTPLYTREVIKRALLVGATSIIISHNHPSGSVEPSQNDIEMTKQISIACHSIGIEVVDHIIITAKNHFSFYENGLL, from the coding sequence ATGAATAATAATGGTAATGGAAGCAAAAATGGAAAAAGAAGAAGAAAAAGACTTGAAGCACGTATATTATCTAGCAGGGGTAGGTCATTGTTTGATCACGAAATACTTGAGTTAATTTTATACTCCACTTATCGTAAAACAAGAAGTAGAGCTGTTGCAGAAAAATTAATAGGTTTGTTCAATAACGTGGGGAGAGTAGTGAATGCAGATTTTCATGAGCTAAAAAGTGTCTCTGGGGTGAACAGCTCAGCAATAGCAATAATTTTTTGCATAAAGGAAACTTTAGAGAGAACATTAAGAGAAGATCTAAAAAAACTACCAATAATAAACAACATAGAAAAGTTAATTGAATACCTTAAGCTAACAATAGGTCAGATAAGTAAAGAAAACTTTCGAGTGATTTATTTAAATAAAAGACATCGTTTAATTGATGAATATATCCAAGATACTGGAACAATAGATCAAACACCACTGTATACAAGAGAAGTTATAAAAAGGGCATTACTAGTAGGAGCGACTTCTATAATTATATCGCACAACCATCCAAGCGGCAGTGTTGAGCCCTCACAAAATGACATAGAGATGACAAAACAGATTTCTATAGCCTGCCATAGTATCGGCATAGAGGTTGTGGATCATATCATCATTACAGCAAAAAATCACTTTAGCTTCTATGAAAATGGCCTACTGTAG
- a CDS encoding RadC family protein: MKNSEIMELILYRAQPNVREIVYRLMGKLGSITKIFSANIYDLKSVKGVNDAVVTSILCVKEILKRILQEEIETLPIVSNWKKLIDYLKVSVGMYDRMNFRVIYLNKKYRIIADELQKYGTVDQAPLYIRNVIKRALSLRATSIVVSHNHLSGNVRPSENDIDITKKLSLACHCMQIEFLDHIIVTPKRYFSFKEKGLL, translated from the coding sequence ATGAAAAATAGTGAAATCATGGAGCTTATATTGTATAGGGCACAACCAAATGTTAGAGAAATCGTATATAGGTTAATGGGTAAGCTAGGTAGTATTACTAAGATCTTTAGTGCCAACATTTATGATTTAAAGAGCGTAAAAGGTGTAAATGATGCAGTAGTAACTTCTATATTATGCGTGAAAGAAATTTTAAAACGGATATTACAGGAAGAGATAGAGACATTGCCCATTGTTAGTAATTGGAAAAAATTAATAGATTACTTAAAAGTTAGTGTGGGTATGTATGACAGGATGAATTTTCGTGTAATATACTTAAATAAAAAATATCGCATAATTGCTGATGAGCTACAAAAATATGGAACAGTAGATCAGGCACCACTCTACATTAGAAATGTTATAAAGAGGGCATTATCTTTAAGAGCAACATCAATTGTAGTAAGTCATAACCACTTAAGCGGCAATGTAAGACCTTCAGAGAATGATATAGATATTACAAAAAAACTTTCTTTAGCGTGTCATTGTATGCAGATCGAGTTTTTGGATCATATAATAGTAACCCCTAAAAGATATTTTAGTTTTAAAGAAAAAGGGTTACTATAG
- a CDS encoding J domain-containing protein: MHNLYQILGVNKNVPTYAIKKAYRDKALYEHPDKGGSAQKMALLTTAYQTLSDPIERKKFDQEWEIFNSSHDTEISLTPSGYLPTAGTPFSRSFRQQHAQLVGQYQQKPLNRNQSSSYLKAFHSDLMSNVADDLFSFIKTKEDLGTKLNIGSLTPEKAAEYFIKFLRGDYFGNSLKDLSKAFYQKIKQLETLGQQADYEFQLYHGIYEILLVAAKEKTPTVKILFSLHKITEYAKHNTDQSMGFMAPLLQSRYFHSLFSQALHYYWLSEESILDESYAKTFNGQAAVENLIERLKSQLSENRSTSKSNDQVANLLRYARLLLRLEKDLSKRSDITDHAAFYRASICSIGCLHSWDLPSMQLLLIPYYKLELHCKKLLRKNQILY; this comes from the coding sequence ATGCATAATTTATATCAAATCTTAGGGGTGAATAAAAACGTACCTACTTATGCTATTAAAAAGGCTTATAGAGATAAGGCATTGTATGAACACCCTGATAAAGGTGGTAGTGCGCAAAAAATGGCATTACTGACAACAGCTTATCAAACCTTAAGTGATCCGATTGAAAGAAAAAAATTTGATCAAGAGTGGGAAATTTTTAATTCATCTCATGATACTGAAATATCCTTAACACCATCAGGTTATTTACCTACAGCAGGTACTCCATTTTCAAGGTCTTTTAGACAGCAACATGCACAACTTGTAGGTCAATACCAACAGAAACCACTTAATCGAAATCAGTCTTCGTCATATCTAAAGGCTTTTCATTCCGATCTTATGAGTAATGTTGCAGATGATCTATTTTCTTTTATTAAAACAAAAGAGGACTTAGGAACAAAGTTGAATATAGGGTCTTTAACGCCAGAAAAAGCAGCTGAATATTTTATCAAATTTTTGCGAGGTGATTATTTCGGAAATAGCTTAAAAGATTTAAGCAAAGCATTTTATCAAAAAATTAAGCAGCTAGAAACTTTAGGCCAACAAGCTGATTATGAGTTTCAATTATACCATGGCATTTATGAAATTTTGCTAGTAGCAGCTAAAGAAAAAACACCCACTGTAAAGATCTTATTTTCACTACATAAAATTACTGAGTATGCAAAACACAATACTGACCAATCCATGGGTTTTATGGCTCCCCTACTGCAAAGTAGATATTTTCATAGCTTGTTTTCACAGGCCTTGCATTATTATTGGTTATCTGAAGAGAGCATATTGGATGAATCATATGCAAAAACTTTTAATGGACAAGCAGCAGTTGAAAATTTAATTGAACGTTTAAAATCACAGTTATCTGAAAACCGCAGCACAAGTAAATCGAACGATCAGGTAGCTAACTTACTTCGATATGCGCGCCTGTTGTTAAGATTAGAAAAAGATCTAAGTAAACGTTCAGATATAACTGATCATGCTGCCTTTTACCGAGCTTCCATTTGCTCGATTGGTTGCCTACACTCATGGGATTTGCCGAGCATGCAATTACTGTTAATACCTTATTACAAGCTGGAATTACACTGCAAAAAGCTGCTGCGCAAGAATCAGATTCTATACTAA
- a CDS encoding ankyrin repeat domain-containing protein, with protein sequence MDTLLTKSIGQLFATIMKGGIKQIQRLIEEGLDVNLANQHGWTLMHLAAFIGKKEIVEFLSKKGANINAADQRGWTPLRHVVHQGNREMAEFLLQGGADICTVDKEGFTLLHSAASEGHKEMVKFLLTKGININAQDQSGSTPLQYAVYINDKVIVELLLKEGADINIVDKEGFTPL encoded by the coding sequence ATGGACACATTACTTACAAAGTCAATTGGACAGCTTTTTGCTACTATCATGAAAGGAGGTATAAAGCAAATTCAAAGACTAATAGAAGAAGGATTGGATGTTAACTTAGCAAATCAGCATGGATGGACTCTTATGCATCTTGCTGCTTTTATTGGCAAAAAAGAAATAGTGGAATTCTTATCTAAAAAAGGAGCAAACATTAATGCGGCAGATCAGCGCGGGTGGACTCCTTTGCGTCATGTTGTTCACCAGGGTAATAGAGAAATGGCAGAATTTTTACTCCAGGGGGGAGCAGATATTTGTACAGTAGATAAGGAAGGATTTACTCTTTTACATTCAGCTGCTTCGGAAGGTCATAAGGAAATGGTGAAATTTTTACTCACAAAAGGAATAAATATCAATGCGCAGGATCAGTCTGGGTCGACTCCTTTACAATATGCTGTGTACATTAATGATAAAGTAATAGTAGAGCTCTTACTAAAAGAAGGAGCTGATATTAATATAGTAGATAAAGAAGGATTTACTCCTCTATGA
- a CDS encoding DUF4304 domain-containing protein, which translates to MDQEEEIFNQFMELMKPFMKSHGFTKKNNNFYKRHPQGNIGIINFQKYFSKFTINISIYSYILAEAFLAEFGEKEVKKYPSEWDGHWRTRIDSLVPKQSPECINLANSKSIEKGFADRWPISDWWWRCYYVTSSDTICEVDAKELFDEVSPLIAKFAIPAIDQRITDEQLKSLLFSYKKPNSDDLQYLATFFLASGEEEKLNIVLNKLGKIVQNNPQSTGLKRKYDTFMRERRWIDEAYAQELERERELYRSKKRKKKQ; encoded by the coding sequence ATGGATCAAGAAGAAGAAATATTTAATCAGTTTATGGAGCTTATGAAACCATTTATGAAATCACATGGTTTTACTAAAAAAAATAATAATTTTTATAAGCGTCACCCGCAAGGAAATATAGGAATTATTAATTTTCAAAAATATTTTTCAAAATTTACTATCAATATCAGTATTTACTCATATATTTTAGCTGAGGCTTTTTTAGCTGAGTTTGGTGAAAAAGAAGTAAAGAAATATCCCTCAGAATGGGATGGTCATTGGCGCACGCGTATTGATTCTTTAGTTCCTAAACAAAGTCCTGAGTGCATAAATCTTGCTAACTCTAAAAGTATCGAAAAGGGGTTTGCAGACAGGTGGCCTATATCTGATTGGTGGTGGAGGTGTTATTATGTAACATCAAGCGATACCATTTGTGAAGTAGACGCTAAAGAACTTTTTGATGAAGTGAGTCCCTTGATAGCAAAATTTGCCATTCCTGCAATCGATCAGCGCATCACTGATGAACAATTAAAAAGCCTTTTGTTTTCCTATAAAAAGCCTAATAGTGATGATCTACAATATTTAGCTACTTTCTTTTTAGCTTCAGGTGAAGAAGAAAAACTAAATATTGTGTTAAATAAATTAGGTAAAATTGTACAAAATAATCCCCAGTCGACTGGATTAAAAAGAAAGTACGATACCTTTATGAGAGAAAGAAGATGGATAGATGAAGCTTATGCGCAAGAACTGGAAAGGGAGAGGGAATTGTACCGGAGTAAAAAACGAAAGAAAAAACAATAG
- a CDS encoding zinc ribbon domain-containing protein, whose product MAILLIKETGQHQAIINEELWNKAQEVFVKRKDIKPKEEYRALLKGLISCDSCKSVMKATYTKKKNKRYCYYVCNSYIRGKGCLLSSSSIAAGEIERAVVMQIRLLLKNPIREANLQILDDKKISQLQRIDRSWDNFFPREQEKIIRKLVKAIRVSEDGARICINPTELIRLAGNIEEGSNDGMANEEIFLFTSLKFNKSSNQTVILSPEFKEEKSINYTLLKALVRAHMWQRQLTCGKYGTIKELYSQERPGSKYPQRVLKLNFLSPKIKEDILNGSTNLFPNLSGIRNMPILWHEQEKIFYEQ is encoded by the coding sequence TTGGCTATATTACTCATAAAGGAAACCGGACAACATCAGGCAATAATTAATGAGGAGCTATGGAATAAAGCACAAGAGGTTTTTGTTAAGCGTAAAGATATAAAGCCTAAGGAAGAGTATAGAGCTCTACTTAAAGGTTTAATTAGCTGTGATAGTTGTAAGTCAGTGATGAAGGCTACGTATACCAAGAAGAAAAATAAAAGGTATTGTTATTATGTTTGCAACAGTTATATAAGAGGTAAGGGTTGCTTATTAAGTAGTAGTAGCATAGCTGCAGGAGAAATAGAAAGAGCTGTTGTTATGCAAATTCGCTTATTACTTAAAAATCCAATAAGAGAAGCTAATTTACAAATTTTAGATGATAAAAAAATCTCTCAATTACAAAGAATAGACAGGTCTTGGGATAATTTCTTTCCAAGAGAGCAAGAAAAGATTATTCGCAAGCTAGTTAAGGCTATAAGAGTAAGTGAAGATGGAGCGAGAATCTGCATTAATCCTACAGAACTTATAAGGCTTGCTGGGAATATTGAAGAAGGATCAAATGATGGTATGGCAAATGAAGAAATATTTTTATTTACATCACTAAAATTTAATAAAAGTAGCAACCAAACAGTAATACTATCCCCTGAATTTAAAGAAGAAAAAAGTATAAATTACACCTTGCTTAAAGCGCTAGTAAGAGCACATATGTGGCAAAGACAATTAACTTGTGGTAAATATGGAACTATAAAGGAGCTCTATTCGCAAGAAAGACCAGGATCAAAATATCCACAACGTGTACTGAAATTGAACTTTCTTTCACCTAAAATCAAAGAAGATATTTTAAATGGCTCAACAAACTTATTTCCTAATCTTTCCGGTATAAGAAATATGCCAATATTGTGGCATGAACAAGAGAAGATTTTTTACGAACAGTAG